One genomic segment of uncultured Fibrobacter sp. includes these proteins:
- a CDS encoding TIGR02147 family protein, with amino-acid sequence MNNVSTISVFMYFDYRDYIRAVVEALQSRGQSIRSIQESAGVSGSAFFNRILDGSRPLSAANAKTLAKAWGLSDEESEYFLTLVRFGNEKNVDERENLLKKLLAVRAKNQEYELQDSALKFFSKWYYPVLRDLLPLLPANTPAEKIGRMFTPALRAPQVQSGIKYLKEAGFVSLNDDGTYHVEQPTISTPPRVRSTILRKYHLKNLEVNSEVYDLFSSDDRSITSVTCSLSKESFEKVREEIAKLREKILAMSREEKNPDRVCHVGFQLVNRAKVKEGK; translated from the coding sequence ATGAACAATGTTTCCACAATTAGTGTATTTATGTATTTTGATTACCGGGATTATATCCGGGCCGTCGTGGAAGCATTGCAATCCAGAGGGCAATCCATCCGTTCCATTCAAGAAAGCGCCGGAGTCTCGGGTTCCGCCTTCTTCAACCGCATTCTGGACGGATCCCGCCCGCTTTCTGCTGCAAACGCAAAGACGCTCGCCAAAGCCTGGGGGCTTTCCGATGAAGAATCCGAATACTTTCTGACGCTAGTCCGCTTCGGCAACGAAAAGAACGTGGACGAACGCGAAAACTTGCTCAAGAAACTCCTCGCCGTACGCGCAAAAAATCAGGAATACGAACTCCAGGATTCCGCCCTCAAGTTCTTTTCGAAGTGGTACTACCCCGTCTTGCGCGACTTGTTGCCGCTCCTCCCCGCAAACACCCCTGCCGAAAAAATCGGCCGGATGTTCACGCCCGCGCTTCGCGCCCCGCAAGTGCAAAGCGGAATCAAGTACCTAAAGGAAGCCGGATTCGTTTCTTTGAACGATGACGGAACCTACCATGTCGAGCAACCCACCATCTCGACGCCGCCCCGCGTGCGCTCTACCATTCTGCGCAAATACCATTTAAAGAACCTCGAAGTCAATAGCGAAGTTTACGACCTGTTCTCGAGCGATGACCGCAGCATCACCAGCGTAACCTGTAGCCTTTCCAAGGAAAGTTTCGAAAAGGTTCGCGAAGAAATCGCCAAGCTTCGCGAAAAGATTTTGGCCATGTCCCGCGAAGAAAAGAACCCCGACCGCGTCTGTCATGTCGGATTTCAGCTCGTGAATCGCGCCAAGGTGAAGGAGGGCAAATAA
- a CDS encoding carboxypeptidase-like regulatory domain-containing protein, with protein MKVILALSLFAASLGIAFTACSTNENSVANGTGSNAGETEIAGIVTATNHGMPLKNAVARVWILNEDSMLVAYEDSLDDNGILKINSAALSEKKAPVQLLEMRSGDSLSIMRWVDFERSPEQNLAIAQSESLKGIITNNGTAVENATVSILDQTVTTDAQGYFEFSGLPAGVHYAFVEGYFGKFSYQMETGLSDGATTNHINIADSIFTVVEDFENWKHRQTFIGKSFGQGWWFICTDSLQGGNSRVAEGIDSDKILVTGDSAKSGSSLHLIFNIDQDTKGHYGVAGFSIGDDFDEDDMFAFYDLRSATAISFDAKGSGKISLQITKRGNDGKRDFHQTAFVTLGGEWEHFTFTADDFDTELIAVNTINILVTEDAEIFLDNIRFDGISPSMWPSLGMRF; from the coding sequence ATGAAGGTTATTCTCGCCCTTTCGCTTTTCGCAGCCAGCCTCGGCATCGCATTCACCGCCTGCAGCACAAATGAAAATTCTGTCGCAAACGGCACAGGCAGCAACGCCGGCGAAACCGAAATTGCCGGCATCGTTACAGCCACCAATCACGGAATGCCCCTCAAAAACGCCGTCGCCCGTGTATGGATTTTAAACGAGGATTCCATGCTTGTCGCCTACGAAGACTCCCTTGACGACAACGGCATTCTCAAGATTAACTCCGCCGCCTTGAGCGAAAAGAAGGCCCCCGTCCAGCTGCTCGAAATGCGCTCCGGCGATTCGCTTTCCATTATGCGCTGGGTCGACTTTGAACGCAGTCCGGAGCAGAATCTCGCCATCGCCCAAAGCGAAAGCCTGAAAGGCATCATCACCAATAACGGTACCGCCGTTGAAAACGCAACCGTAAGCATTCTAGACCAAACCGTCACCACGGACGCACAAGGATACTTTGAATTCAGCGGCTTGCCTGCAGGCGTGCACTACGCCTTCGTTGAAGGGTATTTCGGCAAATTCTCTTACCAAATGGAAACCGGCCTAAGCGATGGCGCCACGACAAATCACATCAACATCGCCGACAGCATTTTCACCGTTGTCGAAGACTTTGAAAATTGGAAACACAGGCAGACCTTTATCGGCAAGAGTTTTGGACAAGGCTGGTGGTTTATTTGCACCGACTCCCTGCAAGGCGGGAACAGCCGCGTCGCCGAAGGCATCGATAGCGACAAGATTCTCGTTACCGGCGACAGCGCCAAGAGCGGAAGCAGCCTGCACCTGATTTTCAATATCGACCAGGATACTAAAGGCCATTACGGCGTCGCAGGGTTCTCTATCGGCGACGATTTTGATGAAGACGACATGTTCGCGTTCTACGACTTGCGAAGCGCCACCGCCATTTCGTTCGACGCCAAGGGCAGCGGAAAGATTTCGTTGCAAATCACCAAGCGCGGCAACGACGGCAAGCGAGACTTCCACCAGACCGCCTTCGTGACGCTCGGCGGCGAATGGGAACATTTCACTTTTACCGCCGACGATTTCGACACGGAACTTATCGCCGTCAACACCATCAACATCTTGGTGACCGAAGACGCAGAGATTTTCTTGGACAACATTCGCTTTGACGGCATTTCGCCGAGCATGTGGCCAAGCCTCGGAATGCGATTCTAG
- a CDS encoding glycoside hydrolase family 5 protein, whose protein sequence is MKKTNIGIVALCALAFTSSAFATIQPTRVGPVSQYGALQSGKNSAGEGRIYGSVQGVKDGAEVQVRGMSLTWSQYWPYGSSFYGSSFIDTLVGSWNVELVRSAMGVVPPWGHGSYMTRPEYFESQMDTVVQAAIQNDVYVLIDWHSEGGYYNCIHKGTKPKYEFNDNKTCFTANDAAAFFGRMAERYGKYPHVIFEIYNEPVSESWADLKAYADTVISAIRKHSKNLVIVGTPMWSSMAGDAVAAPVQDDNVAYTYHFYANLHQTSSHLSSSNKAMESGLSVFVTEWGGIDEIFTKEAHKTELEKFLAWTNEKKISCAKWDVEKPFLENNDVDNYIKENILPAKTTYQKNLNWETEISDKLPNLITYGAGTDIPGKWSSTSDIDDYGDEQGDKGNSTFTDNSTETTVKMDNMKLDTVGTGFDYAPYIRAEYAFDGEPDLSKCKMVSYRYKGANHQFILYYDWNASIDVFGEGAWDYPFVEMPYAPEWETVYVDLGWMMSNGWQAALPLTPVLSAATAFRFNVTNDFFDTSLWVENIKCIESVEGYTPVKIPTNTDAVQTQTAKANYRINTNGLNIIATGIKNGTHYSLSNILGQTLRSGIANASSIKLSAPQAGRYILRIGNSVHPISIK, encoded by the coding sequence ATGAAAAAGACAAATATAGGCATAGTAGCCTTGTGCGCTCTCGCTTTTACAAGCAGCGCGTTCGCCACCATTCAACCCACGCGCGTCGGCCCCGTTAGCCAATACGGCGCTTTGCAAAGCGGCAAGAATTCCGCTGGCGAAGGCCGCATTTATGGCAGCGTGCAAGGCGTCAAGGACGGCGCCGAGGTCCAGGTTCGCGGAATGAGCCTCACTTGGAGTCAGTACTGGCCGTACGGCAGCAGTTTTTACGGGAGTTCCTTTATCGACACTTTGGTCGGCTCCTGGAACGTTGAACTCGTCCGCTCTGCCATGGGCGTCGTGCCGCCTTGGGGACACGGAAGCTACATGACCCGCCCCGAATATTTCGAATCGCAAATGGACACCGTGGTTCAAGCCGCTATTCAAAATGACGTTTACGTCTTGATTGACTGGCACAGCGAAGGCGGTTACTACAACTGCATCCACAAGGGAACAAAGCCAAAGTACGAATTCAACGACAACAAGACCTGCTTTACCGCAAACGATGCCGCCGCCTTCTTCGGGCGCATGGCCGAACGCTACGGCAAGTACCCGCATGTCATTTTCGAAATCTACAACGAACCCGTGAGTGAATCCTGGGCAGACCTGAAAGCCTACGCCGACACGGTCATCAGCGCGATCCGCAAACATTCGAAGAACCTGGTAATCGTCGGAACTCCGATGTGGTCTTCGATGGCAGGCGATGCCGTAGCTGCCCCCGTACAAGACGATAACGTCGCCTACACTTACCATTTCTACGCCAACCTGCACCAGACTTCTAGCCACTTGTCCAGTTCCAACAAGGCGATGGAATCCGGCCTTAGCGTATTCGTAACGGAATGGGGCGGCATCGATGAAATCTTCACCAAGGAAGCCCACAAGACCGAACTCGAGAAATTCCTCGCATGGACCAACGAGAAGAAAATTTCTTGCGCCAAGTGGGATGTCGAAAAGCCCTTCCTCGAAAACAACGATGTCGATAACTACATCAAAGAAAACATTTTGCCCGCAAAGACCACCTACCAGAAAAATCTGAATTGGGAAACCGAAATCAGCGACAAGTTGCCCAACTTGATTACATACGGCGCCGGCACCGATATTCCGGGCAAGTGGAGCAGCACCAGCGACATTGACGACTACGGCGACGAACAGGGCGACAAGGGAAACTCCACCTTTACCGACAACTCTACCGAAACTACCGTGAAAATGGACAACATGAAGCTTGACACCGTCGGCACCGGCTTTGATTACGCCCCGTACATTCGCGCAGAATACGCGTTCGACGGCGAGCCCGATTTGTCCAAGTGCAAAATGGTTAGCTACCGCTACAAAGGAGCAAACCACCAGTTTATCCTCTACTACGATTGGAACGCCAGTATCGATGTCTTTGGCGAAGGCGCCTGGGACTACCCCTTTGTCGAAATGCCGTATGCACCCGAATGGGAAACGGTCTACGTGGATTTAGGCTGGATGATGAGTAATGGCTGGCAGGCAGCACTCCCGCTGACCCCGGTTCTTTCGGCGGCGACCGCGTTCCGCTTTAATGTAACAAACGATTTTTTTGACACCTCGCTTTGGGTCGAAAACATCAAGTGCATCGAAAGCGTCGAGGGCTATACACCTGTAAAAATTCCCACAAACACAGACGCCGTCCAAACGCAGACCGCAAAGGCGAATTACCGCATAAACACCAACGGTTTGAACATTATCGCCACCGGCATCAAGAACGGTACGCATTACTCGCTTTCGAACATCCTCGGACAAACACTACGTTCCGGCATCGCAAACGCAAGCAGCATTAAGCTAAGCGCACCGCAGGCAGGCCGCTACATTCTCCGCATCGGCAATTCCGTCCACCCGATTTCAATCAAGTAA
- a CDS encoding CIA30 family protein has translation MFQVFRIHKLFYFALGLILAAFSGCSDSGPETAGATSETTNGIAVVALDGVHRPIPQARVTLYQRPRAASAESPSEDITVFLPSYVTALETATADDSGKVQFETRLDQCQNARCYVEGIAGEDSSLMVWTKINAADSSAKEVELLPSVSLTVRTGAAASDSTVLGCSLMLDATPYCAKNDGNDFVFSHVPAGLYTIVANSQPVGDISLDAGTSVDTLLWFQDLSHEYVFEDFDDGDNLNNLAKKYPNYGWYYIPHKGASFESPDSAGGFAGALVDDGARGKYLSLKFTIQDTGYVMLGTRLGLDTGYYDLSALTALRLKVRGDCMFAVALEHYRQIENNNYNKAFWFTKASDEWTELVLRLGEEIVDSKNYQVLWDEISSEIGIFSIFIYNGSFLEIDEIVFEGIQIID, from the coding sequence ATGTTCCAGGTGTTTAGGATTCATAAATTATTTTATTTCGCGCTCGGCCTGATTCTGGCGGCGTTTTCGGGCTGTTCCGACAGCGGCCCTGAAACTGCCGGAGCCACGAGCGAAACGACGAACGGGATTGCGGTCGTTGCGCTTGATGGAGTTCACAGGCCGATTCCGCAGGCGCGTGTTACCTTGTACCAGCGTCCTAGAGCCGCTTCTGCGGAAAGCCCGTCCGAAGATATAACGGTGTTCCTCCCGTCCTATGTCACTGCGCTCGAAACCGCCACGGCAGATGATTCCGGAAAGGTACAGTTCGAGACTCGGCTGGATCAGTGCCAGAATGCAAGGTGCTATGTCGAGGGAATTGCTGGCGAGGATTCCTCGCTTATGGTGTGGACTAAAATCAATGCGGCAGATTCTTCTGCGAAAGAAGTAGAACTCTTGCCGTCCGTATCGCTTACGGTGCGTACCGGGGCGGCCGCTTCCGATTCTACTGTCTTGGGCTGTTCCTTGATGCTTGATGCGACTCCCTATTGCGCCAAAAATGATGGAAACGATTTCGTATTCTCGCATGTTCCGGCGGGTCTATATACCATTGTCGCGAATAGTCAGCCCGTTGGCGATATTTCGCTTGACGCGGGCACTTCTGTTGACACGCTCCTGTGGTTCCAGGATTTGTCTCACGAATACGTTTTCGAGGATTTTGACGACGGCGACAACCTGAACAATCTGGCAAAGAAATACCCGAATTACGGTTGGTACTACATACCGCACAAGGGGGCGTCCTTTGAAAGCCCCGACAGCGCGGGTGGTTTTGCAGGGGCGCTCGTAGATGACGGAGCCCGTGGCAAATATCTCTCGTTAAAGTTTACCATCCAGGATACGGGCTATGTCATGCTCGGGACGCGTCTTGGCCTCGATACGGGTTATTACGACCTGAGTGCGCTCACGGCCCTCCGACTGAAAGTTCGCGGTGACTGCATGTTTGCCGTTGCGCTTGAACATTACCGCCAAATCGAGAATAACAACTACAATAAGGCGTTTTGGTTTACGAAGGCGAGCGATGAATGGACCGAACTGGTCTTACGCCTAGGCGAAGAAATCGTGGACAGTAAGAATTATCAAGTTTTGTGGGACGAAATCTCAAGCGAAATTGGCATATTCAGCATCTTTATCTATAACGGATCTTTCCTGGAAATAGATGAAATCGTATTCGAAGGAATTCAAATTATCGATTAA
- a CDS encoding TIGR02147 family protein, translating into MFARNKINIYDYTDYRKFLQDFYELEKSLDPTFSYRVFASAVDMDASLLVKILQGKRHVSSKGVEPFVELFRFKEAKAEYFREMVAYGKAKTDEEVRKHFEILQKMRPAACRELDEARYRYFQQWYYPMIRSALDVFDYRGPQNAAALAETCIPKLTATQVEKAVEALLQLGLARQRKDGRVEPTEAHLRTQEHWLSATISDYQGRIAELARDSIANTPKEKRDISTLTMALDSKQIQKIRDILAETRKSIVNVVNAMPSQICDSVYQLNFQLFPMMKKEER; encoded by the coding sequence ATGTTCGCAAGAAACAAAATCAACATATACGATTACACCGACTACCGTAAATTCCTGCAGGACTTTTACGAACTCGAAAAGTCGCTCGATCCGACCTTCAGCTATCGGGTCTTTGCGTCTGCTGTGGACATGGACGCAAGTCTCTTGGTGAAAATCTTGCAGGGTAAGCGTCATGTGTCTTCGAAAGGTGTTGAACCATTCGTTGAATTGTTCCGTTTCAAAGAGGCGAAGGCTGAATATTTCCGCGAAATGGTCGCTTACGGCAAGGCAAAGACCGACGAAGAGGTGCGCAAACATTTTGAAATACTCCAGAAAATGCGCCCCGCTGCTTGCCGCGAACTTGATGAGGCTCGCTACCGTTATTTTCAACAGTGGTACTATCCGATGATTCGCTCGGCACTCGACGTATTTGATTATCGGGGCCCGCAAAATGCCGCCGCACTCGCCGAGACATGCATTCCGAAACTTACCGCTACGCAGGTTGAAAAAGCGGTCGAGGCGTTGCTGCAGTTGGGACTTGCCCGCCAACGCAAGGATGGCCGCGTGGAACCCACCGAGGCGCATCTCCGCACGCAGGAACACTGGCTGAGTGCCACCATTAGCGACTACCAGGGACGTATTGCGGAACTGGCGCGCGACTCGATAGCCAACACGCCGAAGGAAAAGCGCGATATCAGCACGCTCACCATGGCGCTTGACTCAAAACAGATCCAAAAAATCCGCGATATCCTCGCCGAAACGCGAAAATCCATCGTAAATGTGGTTAATGCGATGCCGTCGCAAATTTGCGACAGCGTTTATCAATTAAATTTCCAGTTATTCCCGATGATGAAAAAGGAAGAACGGTAA
- a CDS encoding glycosyl hydrolase, translating into MFKRNTVAILAATLATTAFATKYEAESATVSTEAKIVNSSEVSGTGYASLQEGNITFAGVTVESAGKYTLTIRYKAGDFKANYLKVNGATAGTIDFAATTGWADITTAVTLKAGANTVAIEKYWGWIDVDYIDISAYESKPFKLSASPVTPNATENAVKLYSFLRENFGKKTISGIMTGDMSGYTLGADFKTHDDVKYIYTRTGKYPALVGLDFLFATGPNASGSWNMEYTDKAISIAKGLWKAGGIPAFTWHWKDPLDKKDAFYIQSAAGTNEYTDFDFSTGFKSGTTEWDTESAAYKGIIADIDHIADYFLELQKDGVAGIFRPLHEAGGKWFWWSINSGEQFAALYRLVFDRMVKVKGVKNMIWVFNPEGSTVTSWDPGSEYYDVLSIDIYNKDNDHSSNASAFDKFKNASNSTKILALSENGPIPDVNNMHTDEAVWSWWMPWYSTWSGTWPSQTKDAVWKSNMDDERILSLEDMPGWDKYKPNQDTSTTRLAKVSPFYGPATTIGIFDMNGHYVGISTQGLPQGRYIVRQRIQGRRLNAVYIKK; encoded by the coding sequence ATGTTTAAAAGAAATACAGTCGCAATTCTTGCGGCAACCCTCGCAACAACCGCATTTGCAACCAAGTACGAAGCTGAATCGGCAACCGTCTCAACCGAGGCAAAAATTGTCAACAGCAGCGAAGTCTCGGGCACAGGCTATGCAAGCCTCCAAGAAGGCAACATTACCTTCGCGGGAGTCACTGTCGAATCGGCAGGCAAATACACGCTCACTATCCGCTACAAGGCGGGCGATTTTAAGGCAAACTATCTCAAGGTGAATGGTGCCACCGCAGGCACGATTGACTTTGCGGCAACGACCGGGTGGGCAGACATCACGACCGCCGTAACGCTCAAGGCAGGTGCAAATACCGTCGCTATTGAAAAATACTGGGGTTGGATCGACGTGGACTACATCGACATTTCTGCCTACGAATCAAAGCCCTTCAAGCTCTCCGCAAGCCCGGTCACCCCGAACGCGACCGAAAACGCAGTAAAGCTCTACAGTTTCTTGCGTGAAAACTTCGGCAAGAAAACAATTAGCGGAATCATGACCGGCGACATGAGCGGATACACGCTGGGCGCCGATTTCAAGACCCACGACGATGTAAAGTACATCTACACGCGCACGGGCAAGTACCCGGCGCTCGTCGGTCTCGACTTCCTTTTTGCAACAGGCCCGAACGCTTCCGGTAGCTGGAACATGGAATACACCGACAAGGCGATTTCTATAGCGAAGGGTCTCTGGAAAGCAGGCGGTATCCCTGCATTCACCTGGCACTGGAAGGATCCCCTCGACAAGAAGGACGCCTTCTACATCCAGAGTGCGGCAGGGACCAACGAATATACGGACTTCGACTTCTCTACCGGATTCAAGAGCGGCACCACCGAATGGGACACCGAAAGTGCGGCCTACAAGGGAATTATCGCTGACATTGACCATATTGCCGATTACTTCCTCGAACTGCAGAAAGATGGCGTTGCAGGCATTTTCCGTCCCCTGCACGAGGCGGGCGGCAAGTGGTTCTGGTGGAGTATCAATTCGGGCGAGCAGTTCGCGGCCCTCTACCGCCTGGTATTTGACCGCATGGTGAAGGTCAAGGGAGTGAAGAACATGATCTGGGTATTCAACCCCGAAGGTTCTACCGTCACCTCCTGGGATCCGGGCAGCGAATACTACGACGTACTTTCTATAGACATTTACAACAAGGACAACGACCATTCAAGCAACGCGAGCGCCTTTGACAAGTTCAAGAACGCATCGAATTCCACGAAGATTCTTGCACTCAGCGAAAACGGGCCCATTCCCGACGTGAACAACATGCACACCGACGAGGCCGTATGGAGCTGGTGGATGCCGTGGTACAGCACCTGGAGCGGAACCTGGCCCAGCCAGACGAAAGACGCCGTGTGGAAGAGCAACATGGACGACGAACGAATTCTTTCGCTCGAAGACATGCCCGGTTGGGACAAGTACAAACCCAACCAGGATACCTCTACGACGCGTCTTGCAAAGGTATCGCCATTCTACGGCCCTGCAACAACAATCGGCATCTTTGACATGAACGGCCATTACGTGGGAATTTCTACG